A single Pseudomonas sp. HN11 DNA region contains:
- a CDS encoding SGNH/GDSL hydrolase family protein, whose protein sequence is MPVSAIAGLTLLVLGESHLSFPDHLLDPLQANLTAQGAKVHTIGACGAGAADWIVSKKLDCGAENLPGAKPQVFGKNAMSTTPVKDLIAKDKPDLVVIIIGDTMASYPDPQFPKVWAWKSVTSLTKAISETGTKCVWVGPAWGKVGSLYKKDDARTKLMSSFLATNVAPCTYIDSLTFSKPGEWITTDGQHFTIDGYQKWAKAIGGALSALPADAVKGAK, encoded by the coding sequence ATGCCTGTTTCCGCAATTGCCGGCCTGACCCTGCTGGTACTGGGCGAAAGCCATTTGAGCTTTCCTGACCACCTGCTTGACCCGCTGCAAGCCAACCTGACGGCGCAGGGCGCCAAGGTGCACACCATTGGCGCTTGCGGTGCTGGTGCGGCCGACTGGATCGTGTCGAAGAAACTCGACTGCGGCGCCGAGAACCTGCCGGGCGCCAAGCCGCAAGTATTCGGCAAGAACGCCATGAGCACCACGCCGGTCAAGGACCTGATCGCCAAGGACAAGCCCGACCTCGTCGTGATCATCATTGGCGATACCATGGCTTCCTATCCGGACCCGCAGTTCCCGAAAGTCTGGGCGTGGAAGAGCGTCACGTCCTTGACCAAGGCCATCAGCGAAACCGGCACCAAGTGCGTGTGGGTTGGCCCGGCTTGGGGCAAGGTCGGCAGCCTGTACAAGAAGGATGACGCGCGCACCAAGCTGATGTCGTCGTTCCTGGCGACCAACGTGGCGCCTTGCACCTATATCGACTCTCTGACCTTCTCCAAACCGGGAGAGTGGATCACCACTGACGGCCAGCACTTCACCATCGATGGCTACCAGAAGTGGGCCAAGGCCATCGGTGGCGCGCTGTCGGCATTGCCGGCGGATGCTGTGAAGGGAGCCAAGTGA
- a CDS encoding MBOAT family O-acyltransferase, with product MVFASLEFLTLFLPAFLLIYALARPSWRNVILLMGSWLFYGWLSPLFLFLHMVLTVVAWGGGLLVDRSREDGKGRVRLLIALIVFNTAVLCWYKYANIVAGTVSEVITWYGYMPLDWQRVALPAGLSFIVLQAISYLVDVHRHTVPVERSFINYATYISMFGHSIAGPIIRYDWVRRELNQRCFNWANFSLGARRFMIGMGMKVLVADTLSPLVDIAFHLENPSLVDAWIGCLAYSLQLFFDFAGYSAMAIGLGLMLGFHFPENFNRPYLASSIQDFWRRWHLSLSSWLRDYLYITLGGNRDGVWRTYRNLFLTMAIAGLWHGGDSWNYLLWGSAHGVALCVDRAWSRSSLPSIPPVLSHVLTLLFVCLAWTLFRAPGFHSALTMYAGQFGLHGMALGDAMAVAMRPAHGMAALLGLVCIIAPIWQVRCEQRFGTQPWFVVAASLWPVAGFVLSFALIASRDAVPFLYFQF from the coding sequence ATGGTCTTTGCCTCACTCGAATTCCTCACGCTGTTCCTGCCGGCTTTCCTGTTGATCTATGCCCTGGCGCGTCCGAGCTGGCGTAACGTCATCCTGTTGATGGGCAGTTGGTTGTTCTACGGCTGGTTGAGCCCGTTGTTCCTGTTCCTGCACATGGTGTTGACCGTAGTGGCATGGGGCGGCGGCTTGCTGGTGGACCGTTCGCGTGAGGACGGCAAAGGCCGGGTGCGCCTGTTGATTGCGTTGATCGTGTTCAACACGGCCGTGCTGTGTTGGTACAAGTACGCCAACATCGTCGCCGGGACCGTGAGTGAAGTGATCACTTGGTACGGCTACATGCCGTTGGACTGGCAGCGCGTGGCCTTGCCGGCCGGTTTGTCCTTCATCGTGTTGCAGGCAATTTCCTACCTGGTGGATGTGCACCGTCACACGGTGCCGGTGGAGCGCAGCTTCATCAACTACGCCACCTATATTTCGATGTTCGGGCACTCGATTGCGGGTCCGATCATCCGTTACGACTGGGTTCGCCGTGAGCTGAACCAGCGTTGTTTCAATTGGGCGAATTTCTCCCTGGGCGCGCGGCGCTTCATGATCGGCATGGGCATGAAAGTGCTGGTGGCCGACACCCTGTCGCCGCTGGTGGACATCGCCTTCCACCTGGAAAACCCCAGTCTGGTGGACGCCTGGATCGGTTGCCTGGCGTATTCGCTGCAACTGTTCTTCGACTTCGCCGGCTACAGCGCCATGGCCATCGGCCTGGGCCTGATGCTGGGCTTCCACTTCCCGGAAAACTTCAACCGGCCGTATCTGGCCAGCAGCATCCAGGACTTCTGGCGACGTTGGCATTTGTCGTTGTCCAGCTGGTTGCGCGACTATCTTTACATCACCCTGGGCGGAAACCGCGATGGCGTGTGGCGCACCTATCGCAACCTGTTCCTGACCATGGCGATTGCCGGGTTGTGGCACGGCGGCGACAGCTGGAACTACCTGCTGTGGGGTTCGGCCCACGGCGTGGCGTTGTGTGTTGACCGGGCTTGGTCGCGGTCGAGCCTGCCGAGCATTCCGCCCGTGCTGTCGCACGTTCTCACGCTGCTGTTTGTGTGTCTGGCCTGGACTTTGTTCCGCGCGCCGGGTTTCCATTCGGCACTGACCATGTACGCCGGCCAGTTCGGTTTGCACGGCATGGCCTTGGGCGACGCGATGGCGGTGGCCATGCGCCCGGCCCATGGCATGGCGGCCTTGTTGGGCCTGGTGTGCATCATTGCGCCGATCTGGCAGGTGCGTTGCGAACAGCGTTTCGGCACTCAGCCGTGGTTTGTCGTGGCGGCTTCGCTGTGGCCGGTGGCGGGGTTTGTATTGTCGTTCGCGCTGATTGCCAGCCGCGACGCCGTACCGTTTCTGTACTTTCAGTTTTAA
- a CDS encoding ABC transporter permease — protein MNWAVIIKWLPRLAQGATLTLELVAIAVIAGLLLAIPLGIARSSRRWYVSALPYAYIFFFRGTPLLVQLFLVYYGLAQFDSVRESVLWPYLRDPFWCATATMTLHTAAYIAEILRGAIQAIPPGEIEAARALGMSKPKTLFYIILPRASRIGLPAYSNEVILMLKASALASTVTLLELTGMARTIIARTYLPVEIFFAAGLFYLLMAYILVRGFKLLERWLRVDACQGR, from the coding sequence CTGAACTGGGCCGTGATCATCAAGTGGCTGCCAAGATTGGCCCAGGGCGCGACCCTGACCCTGGAGCTGGTAGCCATTGCCGTTATCGCCGGCCTGCTGCTGGCAATCCCACTGGGTATCGCCCGTTCTTCGCGCCGCTGGTATGTCAGCGCCCTGCCCTACGCCTACATTTTCTTCTTCCGTGGCACGCCCTTGCTGGTGCAGTTGTTCCTGGTCTACTACGGCCTGGCGCAGTTCGACTCAGTGCGTGAGAGCGTCTTGTGGCCGTACCTGCGCGATCCGTTCTGGTGCGCCACCGCCACCATGACCCTGCACACTGCCGCCTATATTGCCGAGATCCTGCGCGGCGCGATCCAGGCCATTCCACCAGGTGAGATTGAAGCGGCGCGTGCGTTGGGCATGTCCAAGCCGAAGACACTGTTCTACATCATCCTGCCACGCGCCTCGCGCATCGGCCTGCCGGCGTACAGCAACGAAGTGATCCTGATGCTCAAGGCCAGCGCACTGGCCAGTACCGTTACCCTGCTGGAATTGACCGGCATGGCACGGACCATCATCGCCCGCACCTACTTGCCGGTAGAGATCTTCTTCGCTGCCGGGCTGTTCTACCTGCTGATGGCCTACATTCTGGTGCGCGGCTTCAAACTGCTGGAACGCTGGCTGCGCGTCGATGCCTGCCAAGGACGTTGA
- a CDS encoding alginate O-acetyltransferase AlgF, whose translation MKRISLGLATLLASVSAYSADIPLYPTGPEKDSAFLRFANGTSSELKLVAEGSKASLVLGGDKLVSDYLPVSGGTAPVKGVLSQGGKNADLAVTVAPGEFATVIAVADAKGGIRQVVVHEQPDDFNALKASLAFVNADAACADASLDAVAQKAELFKKVAEGSVQRRMINPVELSVQLKCAGTPTGQPLTFTLKAGERYSVLALPSAAGTRLLFAPDTLAN comes from the coding sequence ATGAAGCGAATTTCCCTGGGTTTGGCAACCTTGCTCGCCAGCGTCAGCGCCTACAGTGCCGATATCCCGCTGTACCCCACCGGTCCGGAAAAGGACTCGGCGTTCCTGCGCTTTGCCAACGGCACCAGCAGCGAGTTGAAGCTGGTAGCCGAAGGGTCCAAGGCCAGCCTGGTGCTGGGCGGCGACAAGCTTGTCTCCGATTATCTGCCTGTGTCGGGCGGCACTGCACCAGTCAAAGGTGTGTTGAGCCAGGGTGGGAAAAACGCTGATCTGGCTGTCACTGTGGCGCCGGGCGAATTCGCCACGGTTATCGCCGTCGCCGACGCCAAGGGTGGCATTCGCCAAGTGGTGGTCCATGAGCAACCGGACGACTTCAACGCGCTGAAGGCCTCCCTGGCCTTTGTCAACGCTGACGCCGCGTGCGCCGACGCCAGCCTGGATGCCGTGGCGCAAAAGGCTGAGCTGTTCAAGAAGGTCGCCGAAGGTTCAGTGCAACGTCGGATGATCAACCCGGTGGAGCTGTCGGTGCAGCTCAAATGCGCCGGTACGCCAACCGGGCAACCGTTGACGTTCACCCTCAAGGCCGGTGAGCGCTACAGCGTGTTGGCACTGCCATCCGCTGCCGGTACCAGGTTGTTGTTCGCGCCTGACACGCTCGCTAACTGA
- the bcsQ gene encoding cellulose biosynthesis protein BcsQ, whose amino-acid sequence MGFTDGLLVLLGQDVSRDAKGLNARLHFFGNIPVDDGTPFSPTPSAHARSQPVDKAARRPCVVALVSVNGGVGRSTLATALSSGLQRLGETVIAVDLDPQNALQMHFGISPSSPGIGLTSLRNARWETIQQPGFVGSRVITFGDTDMRQQDDLQRWLKHEPDWLAQRLSALALNGRHTVIIDTPAGNNVYFHQAVSVADVVLVIAQADAASLGTLDQLDGLLAPHLERERAPRVHFVINQLDEDNAFSLDMVESFRQRLGTKEPLEVHRDMAISEALAFGADPLDSQALTMAGDDINELCRLLIARKNHL is encoded by the coding sequence ATGGGTTTTACCGACGGTCTTCTCGTTCTGCTGGGTCAAGATGTGAGCCGCGACGCAAAAGGGTTGAACGCGCGGCTCCACTTTTTCGGCAACATTCCTGTTGATGACGGTACGCCGTTTTCCCCAACTCCGAGTGCCCATGCGCGGTCCCAGCCTGTGGATAAGGCTGCGCGGCGGCCGTGCGTGGTCGCATTGGTGTCGGTCAATGGAGGCGTGGGGCGCAGTACCTTGGCCACGGCCTTGAGCAGCGGTCTGCAGCGCCTGGGTGAAACGGTGATCGCCGTGGACCTGGACCCGCAAAATGCCCTGCAGATGCATTTCGGGATCAGTCCGAGTTCGCCGGGTATCGGCCTGACCAGCCTGCGCAATGCACGGTGGGAAACCATCCAGCAGCCCGGCTTTGTCGGCAGTCGCGTGATTACCTTTGGCGATACCGATATGCGTCAGCAGGACGACCTGCAACGTTGGCTCAAGCATGAGCCGGACTGGCTGGCGCAGCGCCTGTCTGCGTTGGCGCTGAATGGCCGTCACACCGTGATCATCGATACGCCCGCCGGTAATAACGTCTACTTCCATCAAGCCGTGAGCGTGGCTGACGTGGTGTTGGTGATTGCCCAGGCGGACGCCGCATCCCTGGGCACACTGGATCAGCTCGACGGGCTCCTGGCCCCGCACCTTGAGCGCGAGCGTGCGCCACGTGTTCATTTTGTGATTAATCAACTGGATGAGGACAATGCCTTCAGCCTGGATATGGTCGAGTCTTTCAGACAGCGGCTGGGCACTAAAGAGCCGCTGGAAGTGCACCGCGACATGGCGATCAGCGAGGCGCTGGCGTTTGGAGCCGACCCGCTGGACAGCCAGGCATTGACCATGGCCGGGGACGATATCAATGAGCTTTGCCGGTTATTGATCGCGCGCAAAAACCATCTTTAA
- a CDS encoding alginate O-acetyltransferase AlgX-related protein yields the protein MPAPTAPTPPSDLALRTSPLAAWVLVPFLAAGLLSCAWLMVKGPISYVPAKVDSAMLLHGDLTHRFAKELAKAPMAIQAANLERGGSWLAFGDTGPRVRQGCPGWLFISDELRINRHAQANAQTKAQAVIDLQKQLGQKGIDLQVLVVPDKSRIAAAQRCGLYRPAMLDSRIRDWTAVLQSAGVSALDLTDTFKPLGAEAYLRTDTHWSEIGSNAGAQALAQRIQQRGIKATPEQTFDITQAPLAVRPGDLVRLAGLDWLPPKLQPPGEAVAASTAHETGGASSNADDLFGDAGLPNVALIGTSFSRNSNFVGFLQKALNAPVGNFSKDGGEFSGAAKAYFDSPAFKQTPPKLLIWEIPERDLQTPYDAIMVGQ from the coding sequence ATGCCTGCTCCTACCGCGCCGACGCCACCAAGCGACCTGGCCCTTCGCACCAGCCCCTTGGCGGCCTGGGTGCTGGTGCCCTTTTTGGCGGCGGGGCTGCTGTCCTGCGCCTGGTTGATGGTGAAGGGACCGATCAGTTATGTGCCGGCCAAGGTCGACAGCGCCATGCTGTTGCATGGCGACCTGACCCACCGTTTTGCCAAGGAGCTGGCCAAGGCGCCGATGGCGATTCAGGCGGCCAACCTGGAGCGCGGCGGCAGCTGGCTGGCGTTCGGCGATACCGGGCCGCGTGTGCGTCAGGGTTGCCCCGGCTGGCTGTTTATCAGTGATGAGCTGCGCATCAACCGCCATGCGCAGGCCAATGCCCAGACCAAGGCCCAGGCAGTGATCGACCTGCAAAAACAGCTCGGTCAAAAAGGGATCGATTTGCAAGTGCTGGTGGTGCCGGACAAAAGCCGCATTGCTGCTGCCCAACGTTGCGGCCTGTACCGCCCGGCAATGCTCGACAGCCGTATCCGGGATTGGACTGCCGTGTTGCAGTCCGCCGGAGTTTCCGCGCTGGACCTGACCGATACGTTCAAGCCTCTGGGCGCCGAAGCCTACCTGCGCACGGACACCCACTGGAGCGAAATCGGCTCCAACGCCGGTGCCCAGGCCTTGGCGCAACGCATCCAGCAACGCGGCATCAAAGCCACGCCGGAGCAAACCTTCGATATCACCCAGGCGCCGCTTGCCGTACGCCCTGGTGACCTGGTGCGCCTGGCCGGTCTCGACTGGTTGCCGCCCAAATTGCAGCCACCAGGGGAGGCGGTCGCAGCCAGCACAGCCCATGAAACCGGCGGTGCATCCAGCAATGCCGACGACCTGTTTGGCGACGCCGGCCTGCCCAATGTGGCGCTGATCGGCACATCGTTCTCGCGCAACTCCAACTTTGTTGGCTTCCTGCAAAAGGCCCTGAATGCGCCTGTGGGCAATTTCAGTAAAGATGGGGGTGAGTTCTCGGGCGCGGCCAAGGCCTACTTCGACAGTCCGGCTTTCAAGCAAACCCCGCCTAAGTTGTTGATTTGGGAGATTCCGGAGCGGGATTTGCAAACACCCTACGATGCCATCATGGTTGGTCAGTAA
- a CDS encoding cellulose biosynthesis protein BcsC encodes MRRHTLALAILATLASSASLAATSDPQILLIEQGNYWQSKKKPERALESWQKLLSLSPEQPDALYGIGLIQVQQQHPEEAQKYLARLRAISPLPRQALQLEQDIAVNTPTNAKLLEQARELGEPVEEREKAVALYRQIFQGRQPQGLIAREYYNALAFTPKGTAEGIAGLQRVTRERPNDSIAALFLARHLARNPSSRVEGIRAMERLSTDNDVGGAADEGWRFALVWLGAPNRDQVPLFQQFLAKHPDDTEIRALMNKGIAQGKGDGGWQRDPKLVKAFKALDEGDLKTAEPLLSARLAEKSNDVDALGGMGVLRQQQQRFSEAENYLGQATRLPGGAAWQKPLNEARYWSLLNQARDAQTAGRGSQARDLAAQAERLNPNRADATVALAGFQAQDNQFDAAEASYRKVLARNPGDPDALNGLIGVLSQSGRPDEALKLIDSVSPADRAKFSSTAKIKAMRATQLGKSADQRGDLKAAQAAYQQALDADPENPWTRFALARVYLRDGQIRNARALLDGLLKSQPNQPDALYTSTLLSVELGEWKAADATLSRVPAGQRTADMNELASDIALHKQTDIAVETARRGQRPEALALLGRSAALAGKKPERLAVLASAYVDVGAPEEGLQIMQGVLDTTPNPTADQKLLYASVLLKANRYTEAGDILRDLQSQRLSDAGRQRYEDLIFQYRVKQADALREKNDLVAAYDMLSPALVQRPNDTSAIGALARMYAAGGDGKKAMDLYRPLVQQNPNNAPLQLGLADIALKGGDRGLAQSAADKALTLEPTSAEVLTSAAGIYRGLGRNNEATELLRRALAIESTQRAQARSALADAQGVAYNPFVGLPGQRRQITDLAVDRGTVPPAIDAPANVMPAPVAATGPANAVTTSGYAPSNNLSDPFVPPTRIAALDNPTLSPAQRALDSMLRDRSGYLVQGLSVRSNNGESGLSKITQVDTPFEARMPVGDVNVALRVTPVSLSSGTVKAISAARFGAGAGEDKARRENGVGLAVAVEDPAQGVKADIGVSPLGFTYNTVVGGASVNRPFTEGGNLRYGVNVSRRPVTDSVTSFAGSKARITDANGEVHEEKWGGVTANGGRVELSYDNQEVGAYGYASLHKLLGNNVEDNTRMELGSGVYWYLRNTPTDTLTLGVSGMAMGFKDNQGFYTYGQGGYFSPQRFFSLAVPVRWAQSFDRFSYEVKSSVGVQHIAQDGADYFPTESRLQENASIKKYDSSSKTGIGYSLNAAAEYRLSSRFYLGGEVGVDNAQDYRQYVGNAYLRYLFEDLSGPMPLPVSPYRSPYSN; translated from the coding sequence ATGCGCCGCCACACGCTAGCCCTTGCGATATTGGCCACCCTGGCGTCCAGCGCCAGCCTGGCTGCAACCAGCGACCCACAAATCTTGCTGATCGAGCAGGGCAACTATTGGCAGTCGAAGAAAAAACCGGAACGCGCCCTGGAAAGCTGGCAGAAACTCTTGAGCCTGAGCCCCGAGCAACCGGACGCGCTGTACGGTATCGGCCTGATTCAGGTTCAACAGCAGCACCCGGAAGAAGCGCAGAAATACCTGGCCCGCCTGCGTGCGATTTCGCCGTTGCCGCGCCAAGCCTTGCAGCTTGAACAAGACATCGCAGTCAACACACCCACCAACGCCAAGTTGCTGGAGCAGGCCCGTGAACTGGGTGAGCCGGTGGAAGAGCGTGAAAAAGCGGTGGCCCTGTACCGCCAGATTTTCCAGGGGCGCCAGCCTCAGGGTCTGATCGCGCGTGAGTATTACAACGCCTTGGCGTTCACGCCGAAAGGCACCGCCGAAGGTATTGCCGGCCTGCAACGTGTAACGCGTGAGCGGCCGAATGACTCGATCGCCGCGCTGTTCCTGGCTCGGCACCTGGCGCGTAACCCGTCCTCCCGCGTCGAAGGTATTCGTGCGATGGAGCGCCTTTCGACCGACAACGACGTGGGCGGCGCCGCCGATGAAGGCTGGCGTTTTGCGCTGGTCTGGCTCGGTGCACCGAACCGTGACCAAGTGCCGTTGTTTCAGCAGTTCCTGGCCAAACATCCGGATGACACCGAGATCCGTGCCCTGATGAACAAAGGCATTGCCCAAGGCAAGGGCGATGGCGGCTGGCAGCGTGATCCGAAGTTGGTCAAGGCGTTCAAGGCACTGGACGAGGGCGACCTGAAGACCGCCGAGCCGTTGCTGTCGGCACGCCTGGCGGAAAAATCCAACGATGTGGATGCCCTGGGCGGCATGGGCGTGCTGCGTCAACAGCAGCAGCGCTTCAGCGAGGCAGAAAATTACCTCGGGCAAGCTACGCGTTTGCCCGGCGGTGCGGCCTGGCAAAAGCCTTTGAATGAAGCGCGTTACTGGAGCCTGCTCAACCAGGCACGGGACGCGCAGACCGCCGGCCGCGGCAGCCAGGCCCGTGACCTGGCGGCCCAAGCAGAGCGCCTGAACCCGAACCGCGCCGACGCCACCGTGGCCCTTGCCGGCTTCCAGGCCCAGGACAATCAATTCGATGCCGCCGAAGCCTCCTATCGCAAAGTGCTGGCGCGCAACCCTGGCGACCCGGACGCCCTGAATGGCCTGATTGGTGTGCTGTCCCAATCGGGCCGTCCGGACGAAGCCTTGAAGCTGATCGACTCGGTATCACCGGCCGACCGCGCCAAGTTTTCCTCGACGGCCAAGATCAAAGCCATGCGCGCCACCCAGTTGGGTAAATCTGCCGATCAGCGCGGCGACTTGAAGGCCGCACAGGCGGCGTATCAGCAGGCCCTCGACGCTGACCCTGAAAACCCCTGGACACGCTTCGCCCTCGCGCGGGTCTACCTGCGTGACGGCCAGATCCGCAACGCCCGCGCCCTGCTCGATGGCCTGCTTAAAAGCCAGCCCAACCAGCCGGATGCGCTGTACACCAGCACCCTGCTGTCGGTGGAGTTGGGTGAGTGGAAGGCGGCTGATGCGACCCTTTCACGTGTCCCGGCCGGCCAACGCACGGCGGACATGAATGAACTGGCGAGCGATATTGCCCTGCACAAGCAGACCGACATTGCCGTCGAAACTGCCCGCCGTGGCCAGCGCCCCGAAGCCCTGGCCTTGCTCGGCCGCAGTGCCGCGTTGGCCGGTAAAAAGCCGGAACGCCTTGCAGTGCTGGCGTCTGCTTATGTCGACGTCGGTGCGCCGGAAGAAGGCCTGCAGATCATGCAGGGCGTGCTGGACACCACCCCGAACCCGACCGCCGATCAGAAGCTGCTCTACGCCAGCGTATTGCTCAAGGCCAACCGTTACACCGAAGCCGGCGACATCCTGCGTGACCTGCAGAGCCAGCGCCTGAGTGATGCCGGGCGCCAGCGCTACGAAGACCTGATCTTCCAATACCGGGTCAAGCAAGCCGACGCGTTACGCGAGAAGAATGACCTGGTGGCGGCGTACGACATGCTTTCGCCGGCTTTGGTCCAGCGGCCTAACGACACCTCGGCGATTGGTGCACTGGCACGCATGTATGCCGCCGGCGGCGACGGCAAAAAAGCCATGGATCTCTACCGCCCGCTGGTCCAGCAAAACCCGAATAACGCGCCGCTGCAACTGGGCCTGGCGGACATCGCCTTGAAGGGCGGTGACCGTGGGCTTGCGCAATCGGCGGCCGACAAGGCACTGACCCTGGAACCGACGAGTGCCGAAGTGCTGACGTCGGCAGCGGGCATTTACCGTGGGCTGGGGCGCAATAACGAAGCCACTGAATTGCTGCGCCGCGCGCTGGCCATCGAAAGCACTCAGCGCGCCCAGGCCCGCTCGGCCCTGGCAGACGCTCAGGGCGTGGCCTACAACCCCTTCGTCGGCTTACCCGGCCAACGTCGGCAGATAACCGACCTGGCGGTGGATCGCGGCACCGTGCCGCCTGCGATTGATGCACCGGCCAACGTGATGCCGGCGCCGGTCGCGGCAACGGGGCCGGCAAACGCTGTAACCACCAGCGGCTATGCGCCCTCGAACAATTTGAGTGATCCGTTTGTGCCGCCGACGCGCATCGCTGCACTGGACAACCCGACCTTGAGCCCGGCGCAACGTGCCCTTGACTCGATGCTGCGCGACCGCAGCGGTTACCTGGTGCAGGGCCTGAGCGTGCGCAGCAACAACGGTGAAAGTGGCTTGAGCAAAATCACCCAGGTGGACACGCCGTTCGAAGCGCGCATGCCGGTGGGTGACGTGAACGTGGCGTTGCGTGTGACGCCCGTTAGCTTGAGTTCGGGTACGGTCAAAGCTATTTCGGCCGCGCGTTTTGGCGCTGGCGCAGGCGAGGACAAGGCCCGGCGAGAAAACGGTGTCGGCCTGGCCGTCGCTGTCGAAGACCCGGCGCAAGGCGTCAAGGCTGACATCGGTGTGAGCCCTCTTGGCTTTACCTACAACACCGTGGTCGGTGGCGCGAGTGTGAATCGCCCGTTCACCGAAGGCGGCAACCTGCGCTATGGCGTCAACGTTTCGCGGCGCCCGGTTACTGATAGCGTCACCTCGTTTGCGGGTTCGAAAGCCAGGATCACTGACGCCAATGGCGAGGTCCACGAGGAGAAGTGGGGCGGCGTGACCGCCAACGGCGGGCGTGTCGAATTGAGCTACGACAACCAGGAAGTCGGTGCCTACGGCTATGCGTCGTTGCACAAGTTGCTGGGTAATAACGTCGAAGACAATACCCGCATGGAGTTGGGCAGCGGCGTCTATTGGTACCTGCGTAACACGCCGACCGATACCCTCACGCTGGGTGTCAGCGGCATGGCCATGGGCTTCAAGGACAACCAGGGTTTCTACACCTACGGACAGGGCGGATATTTCAGCCCGCAGCGCTTCTTCTCCTTGGCCGTGCCGGTACGTTGGGCGCAGAGTTTCGACCGTTTCAGCTACGAGGTGAAAAGTTCGGTGGGCGTGCAGCATATCGCGCAAGATGGCGCCGATTATTTCCCGACGGAAAGTCGCCTTCAAGAAAATGCGTCCATCAAAAAATACGACAGCAGCAGCAAGACCGGCATCGGCTACAGCCTCAATGCGGCCGCCGAATACCGCCTCAGCTCGCGCTTTTATCTGGGTGGCGAAGTCGGTGTCGACAACGCCCAGGACTACCGCCAGTACGTCGGTAACGCGTACCTGCGCTACCTGTTTGAAGACCTGAGCGGGCCTATGCCTCTGCCGGTCAGCCCTTACCGTTCCCCTTATTCGAATTGA
- a CDS encoding methyltransferase, giving the protein MPAKDVEARFQALDAFLIEHQGLWKPRPFTHLHLPWETEHPELAQWLRQRPLDDAEASHNHPHDLPAPAPFPQLAAQARQLSAVDKLPTHPLPTARHRLNVDVPGRKWEQIEAFGAALQFAQTPTHWLDWCAGKGHLGRRLLQDDQALTCLEYDPALIAAGQALSDHHGLVVTHRLQDVMTDVEIGPEHTPVALHACGDLHVRLLRLASSVGCKQLALAPCCYNRIHVDIYQPLSHAGRASNLQLSLDDLGLPLSETVTAGKRVRSQRDTSMARRLGFDQLQRELRALDEYLPTPSLPAHWLDKPFADYCQELASLKGLSTGDQDWEALEAYGWCRLAQVRNLELVRGLFRRPLELWLVLDRALFLGENGYRVKVGTFCEPALTPRNLMVLAERD; this is encoded by the coding sequence ATGCCTGCCAAGGACGTTGAGGCACGCTTCCAGGCGCTGGACGCGTTCCTGATAGAGCATCAAGGGCTGTGGAAACCGCGGCCCTTTACTCACCTGCACTTACCTTGGGAAACCGAGCACCCCGAACTCGCCCAGTGGCTACGCCAACGCCCGTTGGACGACGCCGAAGCCAGTCACAACCATCCCCATGACCTGCCGGCGCCGGCACCATTTCCACAGCTCGCTGCGCAGGCTCGTCAGCTCAGTGCTGTGGATAAGTTACCGACGCATCCGCTGCCTACCGCTCGCCATCGCCTGAACGTCGATGTGCCGGGTCGCAAATGGGAACAGATAGAAGCCTTCGGCGCTGCACTGCAGTTTGCACAGACGCCCACGCATTGGCTGGACTGGTGCGCGGGCAAGGGCCACCTGGGTCGTCGCCTGCTACAAGACGATCAGGCGCTGACCTGCCTGGAGTATGACCCGGCGCTGATCGCTGCAGGCCAGGCCTTGAGCGATCACCACGGTTTGGTCGTTACCCATCGCCTGCAAGACGTAATGACGGACGTTGAGATTGGCCCTGAACACACGCCCGTCGCCCTGCACGCGTGTGGCGACCTGCATGTGCGCCTGCTGCGACTGGCCAGTTCCGTCGGCTGCAAGCAATTGGCACTGGCGCCCTGCTGTTACAACCGCATCCATGTCGACATCTACCAGCCACTGTCCCACGCAGGCCGTGCCTCAAACCTGCAACTGTCGCTGGATGACCTCGGCCTGCCGCTGAGCGAAACCGTCACCGCCGGCAAACGGGTGCGTTCACAGCGGGACACGTCCATGGCGCGGCGCCTGGGTTTCGATCAACTGCAACGCGAACTCCGCGCCCTCGACGAGTACCTGCCCACGCCGTCCCTGCCGGCCCATTGGCTGGACAAGCCTTTCGCCGACTATTGCCAGGAACTGGCGAGCCTCAAAGGGTTATCCACAGGAGATCAGGATTGGGAGGCGTTGGAGGCCTATGGCTGGTGCCGCTTGGCGCAGGTCAGGAATCTGGAACTGGTGCGTGGTCTGTTTCGGCGCCCGCTGGAGTTATGGCTGGTGCTGGATCGGGCATTGTTTCTCGGCGAAAACGGCTACAGGGTCAAAGTAGGCACCTTCTGCGAACCTGCATTGACGCCACGCAACTTGATGGTGCTTGCCGAGCGCGATTAA